The following proteins come from a genomic window of Pyxidicoccus sp. MSG2:
- a CDS encoding LamB/YcsF family protein: MTECLLNIDLGELPGEDEQLYTLAHVANIACGGHAGDDASMRRALESCARHGTRAGAHPSYEDREGFGRKALEVSPEVMRGQVARQCARLARLAASQGVPVRYAKPHGALYHSANASPELARAVVRGVVEALGRSLTFIGPGAGALRDAARAEGLAYAREGFADRGTRPDGSLIPRGQPGAVLTDVARARENTVRLATGGAVDTLCVHGDTPGAVELAREVRATLDALALRAEALGDGALRLALPEGLERRSAREALCALPHVVDAVITEEHACVYFDPDAPPEEPRLALARLLHVPPPPDARPPTTLRVRYDGPDLEAVAARTGLTKDEVTRLHTAREYTVRCVGFLPGFAYLGEVDSRIVVPRLATPRTRVPALAVGIAGGRTGVYPFASPGGWNLIGTALDFTAFTPDQGAVLRLGDRVRFERVD; the protein is encoded by the coding sequence ATGACGGAGTGCCTCCTCAACATCGACCTGGGCGAACTGCCCGGTGAGGACGAGCAGCTCTACACGCTCGCCCACGTGGCCAACATCGCCTGTGGTGGGCACGCGGGGGACGACGCATCCATGCGCCGCGCGCTGGAGTCGTGCGCCCGCCATGGCACGCGTGCCGGAGCCCACCCCTCCTACGAGGACCGCGAGGGCTTCGGCCGCAAGGCCCTGGAGGTGTCTCCCGAAGTGATGCGCGGCCAGGTGGCCCGGCAGTGCGCGCGGCTCGCGCGGCTCGCGGCCAGCCAGGGTGTGCCGGTGCGGTACGCCAAGCCGCATGGCGCCCTCTATCACTCGGCCAATGCCTCTCCGGAGCTGGCTCGCGCGGTGGTGCGGGGCGTGGTGGAGGCGCTGGGGCGAAGCCTCACCTTCATCGGTCCGGGCGCGGGGGCGTTGCGCGACGCGGCCCGGGCAGAGGGGCTGGCCTACGCGCGCGAGGGCTTCGCGGACCGGGGCACGCGGCCGGATGGCTCGCTCATTCCGCGCGGGCAGCCCGGGGCCGTGCTCACCGACGTCGCGCGGGCCCGGGAGAACACCGTGCGGCTGGCCACCGGCGGCGCGGTGGACACCCTCTGCGTGCACGGGGACACCCCGGGCGCGGTGGAGCTGGCCCGCGAGGTGCGCGCCACACTGGATGCGCTCGCCCTGCGCGCGGAAGCCCTGGGAGATGGCGCGCTGAGGCTGGCGCTGCCGGAAGGCCTGGAGCGCCGGTCCGCGCGCGAGGCGTTGTGCGCGCTGCCTCACGTGGTGGATGCGGTCATCACGGAAGAGCACGCCTGCGTGTACTTCGACCCGGACGCACCGCCCGAGGAACCGCGGCTGGCGCTCGCGCGGCTGCTGCACGTGCCGCCCCCTCCGGACGCGCGCCCGCCCACCACCCTGCGCGTGCGCTACGACGGGCCGGACCTGGAGGCGGTGGCGGCGCGCACGGGGTTGACGAAGGACGAGGTGACGCGGCTCCACACGGCGCGCGAGTACACGGTGCGGTGCGTGGGCTTCCTGCCGGGCTTCGCGTACCTGGGAGAGGTGGACTCGCGCATCGTAGTGCCCCGGCTGGCCACGCCTCGCACGCGGGTGCCGGCGCTGGCGGTGGGAATCGCGGGTGGGCGCACGGGGGTGTACCCCTTCGCCTCGCCCGGCGGGTGGAACCTCATCGGCACCGCGCTGGACTTCACCGCCTTCACGCCGGACCAGGGCGCGGTGCTGCGGCTCGGTGACCGGGTGCGCTTCGAGCGGGTGGATTGA
- a CDS encoding biotin-dependent carboxyltransferase family protein, translating into MAGWLDITGVGGPATVQDAGRPGQMHHGVPPGGAWVPELLALANRAVGNPWGAAALETFGKLELRGRGRRTHVSVDGRTFSVADGEVFTVPAPESASVRYVAVDGGLAVPEVLGGRGTLMVARLGGHEGRLLRPGDVLPLGEGGGTTETLELGDALDVTAPIRVMLGPDLERFGAATRASLLADTFTVSPASDRVGMRLRGTALAHGDEGAGTSRPMVRGAIQVTLSGEPIVLGPDHPTTGGYPLIATVIHADWGRLCARRPGTPVRFVAVSMEGAREAWRQHLERFRPTM; encoded by the coding sequence ATGGCGGGCTGGCTGGACATCACGGGCGTGGGAGGCCCCGCCACGGTGCAGGACGCCGGACGGCCGGGGCAGATGCACCATGGCGTGCCTCCGGGCGGAGCGTGGGTGCCGGAATTGCTGGCGCTGGCCAACCGCGCGGTGGGCAACCCATGGGGCGCGGCGGCGCTGGAGACCTTCGGGAAGCTGGAGCTGCGGGGGCGCGGGAGAAGGACGCACGTGTCCGTGGACGGGCGGACCTTCAGCGTGGCGGACGGAGAGGTCTTCACCGTGCCCGCGCCGGAGTCCGCGAGCGTGCGCTACGTCGCGGTGGACGGAGGGCTCGCGGTGCCTGAAGTGCTGGGCGGACGCGGCACGCTGATGGTGGCACGACTGGGAGGGCACGAGGGCCGGCTGCTGCGTCCGGGAGATGTCCTGCCGCTGGGCGAGGGGGGCGGCACGACGGAGACACTGGAGCTCGGGGATGCGCTGGACGTGACGGCGCCCATCCGGGTGATGCTCGGTCCGGACCTGGAGCGCTTCGGCGCGGCGACGCGGGCCTCACTGCTGGCGGACACCTTCACCGTCTCCCCGGCGAGTGACAGGGTGGGGATGCGGCTGCGTGGGACGGCGCTGGCACACGGCGACGAAGGGGCCGGCACGTCGCGCCCCATGGTGCGAGGGGCCATCCAGGTGACGCTGTCGGGAGAGCCCATCGTCCTCGGGCCGGACCACCCCACGACGGGCGGCTATCCGCTCATCGCCACCGTCATCCACGCGGACTGGGGCCGGCTCTGCGCACGCCGTCCGGGAACACCCGTGCGCTTCGTCGCCGTCAGCATGGAAGGCGCGCGCGAAGCGTGGCGCCAACACCTGGAGCGCTTCCGTCCCACCATGTGA
- a CDS encoding Uma2 family endonuclease: MMNGLEVGGPGSIEMGNETKRRATYADIEALPENMVGQIIDGELIAMSRPASPHAVAHFAIGGLLFTTFQAGQRAPGGWWILNEPELHFGEDVLVPDIAGWRSERMPQMRRVPFFTLAPDWVCEVLSPSTATLDRKRKREIYAREGVEYVWLVDPALRTLEVFRRHEGQWIQRGTYSGEARIRAEPFEVLELDLGLLWPPELEAP; the protein is encoded by the coding sequence ATGATGAATGGGTTGGAGGTTGGTGGACCGGGGAGCATCGAGATGGGCAACGAGACGAAGCGGCGCGCGACCTATGCCGACATCGAGGCGCTGCCCGAGAACATGGTCGGGCAGATCATCGATGGCGAGCTCATCGCCATGTCGCGGCCCGCGAGCCCGCATGCGGTGGCGCATTTCGCGATTGGAGGACTGCTGTTCACGACCTTCCAGGCCGGACAGCGGGCACCTGGGGGCTGGTGGATTCTCAATGAGCCCGAACTGCACTTCGGCGAGGACGTGCTCGTTCCGGACATTGCCGGCTGGCGGAGCGAGCGGATGCCCCAGATGCGGCGGGTGCCCTTCTTCACCCTCGCACCAGACTGGGTCTGCGAGGTGCTCTCCCCGTCCACCGCGACGCTGGACCGCAAGCGCAAGCGGGAGATCTACGCGCGCGAGGGTGTGGAATACGTCTGGCTGGTGGACCCGGCCCTGCGCACGCTGGAGGTGTTCCGGCGGCACGAGGGACAGTGGATACAGCGGGGCACGTACTCCGGTGAGGCGCGCATCAGGGCCGAGCCCTTCGAGGTCCTGGAGTTGGATCTCGGCTTGCTGTGGCCTCCGGAGCTGGAGGCGCCCTGA
- a CDS encoding amino acid ABC transporter ATP-binding protein, translating to MSLVEVRNLHKRFGTLEVLRGVDLTVEPGEVVVFVGPSGCGKSTLLRCLCGLEMPSEGEVVVGGVPVRDEPKALQALHRRVGMVFQRFLLFPHLSVLDNVTLAPRKVLGLPDAEAEALGRRMLELVHLGGKAGAWPEQLSGGQQQRVAIARALAMRPEVMLFDEPTSALDPELVGEVLEVMRELAREGMTMCVVTHEMGFAEDVAHRVLFMDAGKVVEEGAPQQVLREPKHPRTREFLARLLRR from the coding sequence ATGTCGCTCGTCGAAGTCCGCAACCTGCACAAGCGATTCGGGACGCTGGAGGTCCTCCGGGGCGTGGACCTCACGGTGGAGCCTGGAGAGGTGGTGGTCTTCGTGGGCCCGTCCGGGTGTGGCAAGTCCACGCTGCTGCGGTGCCTGTGCGGGCTGGAGATGCCGTCGGAAGGCGAGGTGGTGGTGGGCGGCGTGCCGGTGCGCGACGAGCCGAAGGCGCTCCAGGCGCTGCACCGCCGCGTGGGCATGGTGTTCCAGCGCTTCCTCCTCTTCCCCCACCTGAGCGTGCTGGACAACGTGACGCTGGCGCCTCGCAAGGTGCTGGGGCTGCCGGACGCGGAGGCCGAGGCGCTGGGACGGCGCATGCTGGAGTTGGTCCACCTGGGCGGGAAGGCCGGGGCCTGGCCGGAGCAGCTCTCCGGCGGGCAGCAGCAGCGGGTGGCCATTGCCCGGGCGCTGGCGATGAGGCCCGAGGTGATGTTGTTCGACGAGCCCACCAGCGCGCTGGACCCGGAGCTGGTGGGTGAGGTGCTAGAGGTCATGCGCGAGCTGGCGCGCGAGGGGATGACCATGTGCGTGGTGACGCACGAGATGGGCTTCGCCGAGGACGTGGCCCACCGCGTGCTGTTCATGGACGCGGGGAAGGTGGTGGAGGAGGGCGCGCCCCAGCAGGTGCTACGCGAACCGAAGCACCCCCGCACCCGGGAGTTCCTGGCCCGCCTGCTGCGGCGGTGA
- a CDS encoding ABC transporter permease subunit (The N-terminal region of this protein, as described by TIGR01726, is a three transmembrane segment that identifies a subfamily of ABC transporter permease subunits, which specificities that include histidine, arginine, glutamine, glutamate, L-cystine (sic), the opines (in Agrobacterium) octopine and nopaline, etc.), with protein MRRFHSSCHRSRTPGLALLGLMWGLLWATGCREPQRPSERGDWKGRTLRIGTDATYPPFQSVRDGELVGFDIELGTLIAEELGAKVEWTNTSFDGVFPALMAGKFDLVMSAVTITPERQQRLGFSEPYYTAGQTVAARGGDARITGLESLRGKVAGIQLNTTAALVLKKEPDIQVRQYPSIDLALQDLLNGNLDGVVGDAPTLRYFITHGFQGLRTTGGLLTEEHYGIVSRPEDTALREAVNGALRRLRESGRFAALEEKYFGEAAQRAPVEPAGVPWGRVARRLAQGLALTLGLTALALLAGLPLGLVVALGRRVRLRPLAWLCAAYVEALRGTPLLVQIIFIYYALPQLLGVDLAPLLAAVLALTLNSAAYVAEIFRAGIASVDPGQSEAARALGMSPAQAMRHVILPQAVRNVLPPLTNEGIALLKDSSLVSIIGMAELTRAGQELASQLAAPLAIWPAVAVCYLLATLPLTRLASALERRLQRQR; from the coding sequence ATGCGCCGCTTCCACTCCTCGTGCCACCGGTCCCGGACTCCGGGGCTGGCCCTGCTGGGACTCATGTGGGGGCTGCTCTGGGCCACGGGGTGCCGGGAGCCCCAGCGCCCCTCCGAGCGGGGGGACTGGAAGGGGCGGACGCTGCGCATCGGCACGGATGCCACCTATCCGCCCTTCCAGTCCGTGCGGGACGGGGAATTGGTGGGCTTCGACATCGAGCTGGGCACGCTCATCGCGGAAGAGTTGGGCGCGAAGGTGGAGTGGACCAACACCTCCTTCGACGGCGTGTTTCCCGCGCTGATGGCGGGGAAGTTCGACCTGGTGATGTCCGCCGTGACGATTACGCCCGAGCGCCAGCAGCGGCTGGGCTTCTCCGAGCCGTACTACACCGCCGGGCAGACGGTGGCCGCGCGGGGCGGGGACGCGCGCATCACCGGCCTGGAGAGCCTGCGCGGGAAGGTGGCGGGCATCCAGCTCAACACCACCGCCGCGCTGGTGCTGAAGAAGGAGCCGGACATCCAGGTGCGGCAGTACCCGAGCATCGACCTGGCGTTGCAGGACCTGCTCAACGGCAACCTCGACGGCGTGGTGGGGGACGCGCCAACGCTGCGCTACTTCATCACCCACGGCTTCCAGGGACTGCGCACCACCGGAGGGCTGCTGACGGAGGAGCACTACGGCATCGTGTCCAGGCCGGAGGACACCGCGCTGCGCGAGGCCGTCAACGGAGCGCTCCGTCGGCTCCGGGAGAGCGGCCGGTTCGCCGCGCTGGAGGAGAAGTACTTCGGCGAGGCGGCGCAGCGGGCCCCGGTTGAGCCGGCGGGCGTGCCCTGGGGCCGCGTGGCGCGGCGGCTGGCGCAGGGGCTGGCGCTGACGCTGGGGCTCACCGCGCTGGCGCTGCTGGCGGGGCTGCCGCTGGGGCTGGTGGTGGCGCTCGGGCGACGGGTGCGCTTGCGGCCCCTGGCGTGGCTGTGCGCGGCGTACGTGGAGGCGCTGCGCGGCACGCCGCTGCTGGTTCAAATCATCTTCATCTACTACGCGCTGCCGCAGTTGCTGGGCGTGGACCTGGCGCCGTTGCTGGCAGCGGTGCTGGCGCTGACGCTCAACAGCGCGGCGTACGTGGCGGAAATCTTCCGCGCGGGCATCGCCTCCGTGGACCCGGGCCAGTCGGAGGCGGCGCGGGCGCTGGGCATGAGCCCTGCGCAGGCCATGCGCCACGTCATCCTCCCGCAGGCGGTGCGCAACGTGCTGCCGCCGCTGACGAACGAGGGGATTGCCCTGCTGAAGGACTCGTCGCTGGTGTCCATCATCGGCATGGCGGAGTTGACGCGGGCGGGACAGGAATTGGCGAGCCAGCTCGCCGCGCCGCTCGCCATCTGGCCCGCCGTGGCGGTGTGCTACCTGCTGGCCACGCTGCCGCTGACGCGGCTGGCCTCGGCGCTCGAGCGGCGGCTGCAACGTCAGCGGTGA
- a CDS encoding cation:proton antiporter, whose translation MESIAWFLIIGLLLVAMALGGSVLKRLPLSTSLLYLGVGFALGRLGLGHLHPLKQAALLERITEVAVVISLFSAGLKLRLPVMDREWRVALRLALGAMVLTVAMVALVGMGALGLPLGAALLLGAILSPTDPVLASDVQVSHALDRDRLRFGLTGEAGLNDGTAFPFVMLGLGLLGLHELGPGLWRWVVVDVLWAAAAGLIVGVVLGDRVGRLVLYLRKHHREAVGLDELLALGLIALSYGAALLVKGYGFLAVFAAGLALRRIERKHTGSRPAEKVEEAARAADKLEAATNPAHAHAYMANAVLGFNEALERIAEVAVVVGLGLLLAVTPFPPEVLWLAPLLFFVLRPLSVALSLVGSRSDKHQRVLMAWFGVRGIGSLYYLFYAIEHGLGDGLSSRLLSLVLWVVAASIAVHGISVTPLMTRYEGRAQRRREATT comes from the coding sequence ATGGAGTCCATCGCCTGGTTCCTCATCATCGGGCTGCTCCTGGTGGCCATGGCGCTGGGCGGCTCCGTGCTCAAGCGCTTGCCGCTGTCCACCTCCCTGCTCTACCTGGGCGTGGGCTTCGCGCTGGGGCGGCTGGGCTTGGGCCACCTGCACCCGCTGAAGCAGGCCGCGCTCCTGGAGCGCATCACCGAAGTGGCGGTCGTCATCTCCCTCTTCAGCGCGGGGCTGAAGCTGCGCCTGCCCGTGATGGACCGGGAGTGGCGCGTCGCCCTGCGCCTGGCCCTCGGGGCGATGGTGCTCACGGTGGCCATGGTGGCGCTGGTGGGCATGGGCGCGCTCGGGCTGCCGTTGGGCGCGGCGCTGCTATTGGGCGCCATCCTGTCGCCCACGGACCCGGTGCTCGCCTCGGACGTGCAGGTGTCCCACGCGCTGGACAGGGACAGGCTGCGCTTCGGCCTCACCGGCGAGGCCGGCCTCAACGACGGCACCGCCTTCCCCTTCGTCATGCTCGGGCTGGGCCTGCTGGGCCTGCATGAACTGGGGCCGGGGCTGTGGCGTTGGGTGGTGGTGGACGTGCTGTGGGCCGCGGCGGCGGGCCTCATCGTCGGCGTGGTGCTGGGAGACCGGGTGGGCCGGCTGGTGCTCTACCTGCGCAAGCACCACCGCGAGGCCGTGGGCCTGGACGAGTTGCTGGCGCTGGGCCTCATCGCGCTCTCGTACGGCGCGGCGCTGCTGGTGAAGGGCTACGGCTTCCTCGCGGTGTTCGCCGCCGGCCTCGCGCTGCGGCGAATCGAGCGGAAGCACACCGGCTCACGTCCGGCGGAGAAGGTGGAGGAGGCCGCGCGCGCCGCGGACAAGCTGGAGGCGGCGACGAATCCCGCGCACGCGCACGCGTACATGGCCAACGCGGTGCTGGGCTTCAACGAGGCGCTGGAGCGCATCGCCGAAGTCGCCGTGGTGGTGGGGCTGGGGTTGTTGCTGGCCGTCACGCCCTTCCCGCCGGAGGTGCTGTGGCTGGCGCCGCTGCTCTTCTTCGTGCTGCGGCCGCTGTCCGTCGCGCTGTCGCTGGTGGGCTCACGCTCCGACAAGCACCAGCGGGTGCTGATGGCCTGGTTCGGCGTGCGGGGCATCGGCTCGCTCTACTACCTCTTCTACGCCATCGAGCACGGCCTGGGAGACGGGCTCTCCTCCCGGCTCCTGTCGCTGGTGCTGTGGGTGGTGGCCGCGTCCATCGCCGTGCACGGCATCTCCGTCACCCCGCTGATGACGCGCTACGAGGGGCGTGCGCAGCGGCGGCGCGAGGCCACCACGTAA
- a CDS encoding AHH domain-containing protein: MWLSEAILGGREPETHSWYTGTRSIAAHHLICSEAMADDEDWARYCQEFGYDINRRQNGVMLPSRMDVACELHVPIHRGNHAGGWAEDLGMAYPQAVAAKVDGVRAQLERGAFCVDPGKLTRRLDKLSAEILVKVSRFTWTLSSDGGDYREGGPGCAGVQNIPDKPRRACPRERRHGAVHGATGKPLARRPLSAGE; encoded by the coding sequence GTGTGGCTCAGCGAGGCCATTCTTGGAGGACGTGAGCCGGAGACACACTCCTGGTACACGGGGACCCGGTCCATCGCCGCCCACCACCTCATCTGCTCCGAGGCGATGGCGGATGACGAGGACTGGGCCCGGTATTGCCAGGAGTTTGGCTACGACATCAACCGCCGCCAGAACGGTGTCATGCTGCCGTCCCGAATGGACGTCGCCTGTGAGCTCCACGTGCCCATCCATCGCGGAAACCACGCTGGAGGCTGGGCCGAAGACCTGGGCATGGCCTACCCACAGGCAGTCGCCGCGAAGGTCGACGGAGTGAGGGCTCAACTCGAGCGAGGCGCATTCTGCGTTGACCCCGGAAAGCTCACGCGCAGGCTCGACAAGCTGAGCGCGGAGATTCTCGTGAAGGTCTCCCGCTTCACGTGGACGCTCTCCAGCGATGGCGGTGACTACCGAGAGGGGGGGCCTGGATGCGCGGGCGTTCAGAACATTCCGGATAAGCCGCGGCGAGCATGTCCTCGCGAGCGGAGACACGGAGCGGTGCACGGCGCCACCGGGAAGCCTCTCGCGCGTCGCCCCCTGAGCGCTGGAGAGTAA
- a CDS encoding imm11 family protein, protein MQRDYFVIERAASNAHPLFGWDQSGSAFYKGTAVTLAEPIRLRLGEPVPSRPVMADHHSLPKPVLSTRLKDMLAGLNLFRAQLVPADVRVHDDVVRYWLLHVFNEIECVDRERSRLSVDDEDGVILGIDELVLDEAVLRAIPQPERLVFVLAESTSVHIFHRTVVDQVMSLTPPPEGLRFIPVTDWNDSVGFR, encoded by the coding sequence ATGCAGCGCGATTACTTCGTCATCGAGCGCGCCGCATCCAACGCCCACCCACTGTTCGGATGGGACCAGAGCGGGAGCGCCTTCTACAAGGGGACAGCCGTTACGCTCGCGGAGCCCATTCGGCTGAGGCTGGGAGAGCCGGTCCCCTCCAGGCCCGTCATGGCCGACCACCACAGTCTTCCGAAGCCCGTCCTCTCCACCCGCCTCAAGGACATGTTGGCGGGGCTGAACCTCTTCCGCGCTCAGCTCGTCCCCGCGGACGTGAGGGTCCATGACGACGTGGTGCGGTACTGGCTGCTGCACGTCTTCAACGAAATAGAATGTGTAGACCGGGAGCGCTCACGACTGTCCGTCGACGATGAGGATGGGGTCATTCTGGGAATCGACGAACTGGTGCTCGATGAGGCGGTGCTCAGGGCCATTCCCCAGCCGGAGCGACTCGTCTTCGTGCTGGCGGAATCCACGTCCGTTCACATCTTCCACCGCACGGTGGTGGATCAGGTGATGAGCCTCACGCCTCCGCCAGAAGGACTGCGCTTCATTCCCGTAACGGACTGGAACGACTCGGTCGGATTCCGCTGA
- a CDS encoding sigma 54-interacting transcriptional regulator, whose translation MSDEMSGRIEGAQDARDLVELATTEDSVGDLLRRGLDWLTRVVRFDLATVFLLKEGRLVSVAARGPLANAKVRQHTLNLAEFPSLRHALETRRARAFTEEDHSHGDGDPFDGVLDLPPGHSCMVVPLCAGERCYGVLSLDRAECETYPQPVVDLVEVYGQMLATAIQAAEQRAAFEQMHRQDHEHAKLLEAQLGGESEGILETSLSPIMRDLSRRARQVAETDTPVLITGETGTGKERLARAIHRWSARADEPFVTLNCAAIPAGLLESELFGHVKGAFTGATRDRAGRFQMAHGGTLLLDEIGELPVELQAKLLRALQEKTFEPVGGDRTVRADVRILAATHVDLQQAIAQKRFREDLYYRLSVFPLRLPPLRERREDLPQLCAFLLEEQALRTGRRGMRVTPAGLARLEAYDWPGNLRELANALERATILSRSTELGPDAFDLPVRGGAGAEGGAAEASVVEGASAEAPLKQGAVPTLATVQREHILRVLTLTRGRVYGPGGAAALLGLKPSTLQSRMKKLGIARLDQFVVDEV comes from the coding sequence ATGTCGGACGAAATGTCAGGCCGAATCGAAGGCGCGCAGGATGCTCGGGACCTGGTCGAGCTGGCAACCACGGAAGACTCGGTGGGGGACCTGCTCCGTCGGGGACTGGACTGGCTGACGCGGGTGGTGCGCTTCGACCTGGCGACGGTGTTCCTCTTGAAGGAGGGGCGCCTCGTCTCGGTGGCCGCGCGCGGTCCACTCGCCAACGCGAAGGTGCGGCAGCACACGCTGAACCTGGCGGAGTTCCCATCGCTGCGTCACGCGCTGGAGACGCGGCGCGCGCGCGCCTTCACGGAGGAGGACCACTCGCACGGGGACGGAGACCCGTTCGACGGCGTGCTGGATTTGCCGCCGGGGCACTCGTGCATGGTGGTGCCGCTGTGCGCGGGTGAGCGCTGCTACGGCGTGCTGTCCCTGGACAGGGCCGAGTGCGAGACGTACCCGCAGCCGGTGGTGGACCTGGTGGAGGTGTACGGGCAGATGCTGGCCACGGCGATTCAGGCCGCGGAGCAGCGGGCCGCCTTCGAGCAGATGCACCGGCAGGACCACGAGCACGCGAAGCTGCTGGAGGCGCAGCTCGGCGGTGAGTCGGAGGGCATCCTCGAGACGTCGCTGAGCCCCATCATGCGGGACTTGTCGCGGCGGGCGCGGCAGGTGGCGGAGACGGACACGCCGGTGCTGATTACCGGCGAGACGGGTACGGGGAAGGAGCGGCTGGCGCGGGCCATCCACCGGTGGAGCGCGCGGGCGGACGAGCCCTTCGTCACCCTCAACTGCGCGGCGATTCCGGCGGGGCTTCTGGAGAGTGAGCTGTTCGGCCACGTGAAGGGTGCCTTCACCGGGGCCACGCGGGACAGGGCGGGCCGCTTCCAGATGGCGCACGGGGGCACGCTGCTGCTGGATGAGATTGGCGAGCTGCCGGTGGAGCTGCAGGCGAAGCTCCTGCGCGCGTTGCAGGAGAAGACCTTCGAGCCGGTGGGCGGCGACAGGACGGTGCGCGCGGACGTGCGCATCCTCGCCGCGACGCACGTGGACCTGCAGCAGGCCATTGCCCAGAAGCGCTTTCGCGAGGACCTCTACTACCGGCTGAGCGTCTTCCCGCTGCGGCTGCCGCCCCTGCGCGAGCGGCGTGAGGATTTGCCTCAACTGTGCGCATTCCTCCTGGAGGAGCAGGCCCTGCGCACCGGGCGGCGGGGCATGCGGGTGACGCCGGCCGGGCTGGCTCGGCTGGAGGCCTATGACTGGCCGGGCAACCTGCGCGAGCTGGCCAACGCGCTGGAGCGCGCCACCATCCTCTCGCGGAGCACGGAGCTGGGGCCGGATGCGTTCGACCTCCCGGTGCGCGGCGGTGCCGGGGCCGAGGGCGGCGCTGCTGAGGCCTCCGTGGTGGAGGGCGCATCGGCGGAGGCGCCGCTGAAGCAGGGCGCGGTGCCCACGCTGGCGACGGTGCAGCGCGAGCACATCCTGCGGGTGCTGACGCTCACGCGCGGCCGCGTCTACGGGCCGGGTGGGGCGGCGGCGCTGCTGGGGCTCAAGCCGTCCACGCTTCAGAGCCGGATGAAGAAGCTGGGCATCGCCCGGCTGGACCAGTTCGTCGTGGACGAGGTGTGA
- a CDS encoding peroxiredoxin, which produces MLTVGDKIPSFKVKATVSLEKGKEFQEITNETYKGKWLVLFAWPKDFTFICPTEIAEFGKKNKDFADRDAQVLGLSTDSEFVHHAWRTHHPDLKGLPFPMLADLKHELCNALGILHKEEGVALRATFIADPEGIIRHVTVNDLSVGRNVSETVRTLDALQTDELCPCNWTKGEETLTQKLAKAG; this is translated from the coding sequence ATGCTGACCGTTGGCGACAAGATCCCGAGCTTCAAGGTGAAGGCCACCGTGTCCCTGGAGAAGGGCAAGGAGTTCCAGGAGATCACGAACGAGACCTACAAGGGCAAGTGGCTGGTGCTGTTTGCCTGGCCGAAGGACTTCACCTTCATCTGCCCCACGGAGATCGCGGAGTTCGGCAAGAAGAACAAGGACTTCGCTGACCGCGACGCGCAGGTGCTGGGCCTGAGCACCGACAGCGAGTTCGTGCACCACGCGTGGCGCACGCACCACCCGGACCTCAAGGGCCTGCCCTTCCCGATGCTGGCGGACCTGAAGCACGAGCTGTGCAACGCGCTGGGCATCCTCCACAAGGAGGAGGGCGTGGCGCTGCGCGCGACGTTCATCGCGGACCCCGAGGGCATCATCCGCCACGTGACGGTGAACGACCTGTCCGTGGGCCGCAACGTCTCCGAGACGGTGCGCACGCTGGACGCGCTCCAGACGGACGAGCTGTGCCCCTGCAACTGGACCAAGGGCGAGGAGACCCTCACCCAGAAGCTGGCGAAGGCGGGGTAA
- a CDS encoding carboxymuconolactone decarboxylase family protein, whose amino-acid sequence MPSLEVVRSELADAHKDTRLNLQAVLEGGSLTPEQRWGVAVASAFAVRNERLKEAMLNEAKKALTNPDPVIEDARAAASLMAMNNVYYRFRHMIGKESYSTKRAGLRMNRLAQVLTNKVDFELVCLAVSAINGCEMCMQSHEKVVLEGGLSEDQVHDAVRVAAVIHAAAVGLES is encoded by the coding sequence ATGCCCTCGCTCGAAGTCGTCCGCTCTGAGCTGGCGGACGCCCACAAGGACACCCGCCTCAACCTCCAGGCCGTCCTGGAGGGAGGGAGCCTCACCCCGGAGCAGCGCTGGGGTGTGGCCGTCGCTTCCGCCTTCGCCGTCCGTAACGAGCGGCTGAAGGAGGCGATGCTCAACGAGGCGAAGAAGGCCCTGACGAACCCGGACCCGGTCATCGAGGACGCGCGTGCCGCGGCGTCCCTGATGGCGATGAACAACGTCTACTACCGCTTCCGGCACATGATCGGGAAGGAGTCCTACTCGACCAAGCGCGCCGGGCTGCGGATGAACCGGCTCGCGCAGGTGCTGACCAACAAGGTGGACTTCGAGCTGGTCTGCCTCGCGGTCAGCGCCATCAACGGCTGCGAGATGTGCATGCAGTCCCACGAGAAGGTCGTCCTCGAGGGCGGCCTCTCCGAGGACCAGGTGCACGACGCAGTCCGTGTCGCGGCCGTGATTCACGCCGCGGCGGTGGGCCTGGAGTCGTAA